In Mus caroli chromosome 9, CAROLI_EIJ_v1.1, whole genome shotgun sequence, a single window of DNA contains:
- the Ccr3 gene encoding C-C chemokine receptor type 3, whose protein sequence is MAFNTDEIKTVVESFETTPYEYEWAPPCEKVSIKELGSWLLPPLYSLVFIIGLLGNMMVVLILIKYRKLQIMTNIYLFNLAISDLLFLFTVPFWIHYVLWNEWGFGHYMCKMLSGFYYLALYSEIFFIILLTIDRYLAIVHAVFALRARTVTFAAITSIITWGLAGLAALPEFIFHESQDSFGEISCSPRYPEGEEDSWKRFHALRMNIFGLALPLLIMVICYSGIIKTLLRCPNKKKHKAIRLIFVVMIVFFIFWTPYNLVLLFSAFHSTFLETSCQQSKHLDLAMQVTEVIAYTHCCINPVIYAFVGERFRKHLRVFFHRNVAIYLGKYIPFLPGEKMERTSSVSPSTGEQEISVVF, encoded by the coding sequence ATGGCATTCAACACAGATGAAATCAAGACTGTGGTTGAAAGCTTTGAGACCACACCCTATGAATATGAGTGGGCACCACCCTGTGAAAAAGTCAGCATCAAAGAGCTGGGGTCAtggctcctgcctccactgtACTCCCTGGTGTTCATCATAGGCCTCTTGGGCAACATGATGGTTGTGTTGATTCTCATAAAGTACAGGAAGCTACAAATTATGACTAATATCTACCTGTTCAACTTGGCAATTTCTGACCTGCTCTTTCTCTTCACTGTCCCATTCTGGATTCACTATGTTCTGTGGAATGAGTGGGGTTTTGGCCACTACATGTGTAAAATGTTGTCTGGGTTTTATTACCTGGCTTTGTACAGTGAGATCTTTTTCATCATCCTGCTGACGATTGACAGATACCTGGCTATCGTCCATGCTGTGTTTGCCCTTCGAGCCCGAACTGTGACTTTTGCTGCTATCACCAGTATCATTACCTGGGGCCTTGCAGGACTAGCAGCATTGCCTGAATTTATCTTCCATGAGTCTCAAGACAGCTTTGGAGAGATCTCCTGCAGTCCTCGCTATCCAGAGGGCGAAGAAGACAGCTGGAAGCGTTTCCATGCTCTAAGAATGAATATCTTTGGTCTAGCTCTTCCTCTCCTCATTATGGTTATCTGCTACTCAGGAATCATTAAAACTCTGCTGAGATgtcccaataaaaaaaaacacaaggccATCcgtcttatttttgttgttatgatagtcttttttattttttggaccCCATACAACCTGGTTCTccttttttctgcttttcacaGCACGTTTTTGGAGACCAGTTGTCAGCAAAGTAAACACCTGGACCTGGCCATGCAGGTGACTGAGGTGATTGCCTACACCCACTGCTGTATTAATCCAGTAATCTACGCCTTTGTTGGTGAGAGGTTCCGGAAACACCTTCGAGTCTTTTTCCACAGAAATGTGGCAATTTACCTGGGAAAATATATTCCGTTTCTTCCTggtgagaaaatggaaagaacaagCTCTGTCTCCCCATCAACCGGGGAACAAGAAATCTCTGTGGTATTTTAG